The DNA segment GAttgggatcgggatcgggatcgggatcgtGAGGCTCGTCTGTGCCCTTGCAGTGAGAACGAGGACCTGGAGGAGATAGCTTCATCCGACCTGAAGTACCTACTGCTGCCGGCATTGCTGGGGGCCATGACACTGAAGCAGGTGGACATGAGcaagaggctggagcacctggAGAGCGCCCGGACCCTCTTCTGGAGCTTCCTCAAGCGCTGCAAGAGCTACGGGCTGGGCAGCTTCCATCTGCCCCctgccaccagccccacagcagaggACGGGGTTGGGAGCCCGGCCCGACGGGGCCCTGCTGCCGGCCAGGACGAGCTGGTGGCCATGGCGACCAGCAGGCAGGCCAAGATTGAAAGGTAGGTTCGTGTTTTGTGGCGTTTAAAAGCCTTTGGGAATCCATTTCAGAGAAGGGAGAGCCGGGAGCAGTGTGTGGTTGTACAGACAGGGAGTGCCAGGAAATACACCTGATTGTGAAACAGTCATTTGAAGAGATGTGCCACATAGTATTTAGTGACTGCAGGGGTGCATTTACACCTGTGGTTTCTGGTCTTTGAAGAGCTGCATGGAAGCTCTTCTGGCTGGCGCTTTGTTGCTAAGAGCATAACAGCACCCATGCTGGAAGCTGCCTACCAATGGGCTTATTATGTCTTTAAAAAGAGGTGGTTGATGTGTCTTTGTTATGCTCTAGCTGGGGATTTTGACAAGTTGTTGCTTATTGGTAGCACTGAAAGtcccaggctgggctggggagctgTTTGAATTGCATGGATACAAGAATATGATTCATGTTCTAGATATTAACCTAACTGAGGTCGGTTTGGAATGCTAGAACACATCAGGACCTTTAGGCTCAGCACAGCAAAGCCTTTTTAGAGCTGAATATCTCCTTCCAGGCAGCTTTGTTAGTGCTGCAGGTTGGGCTTTGGTTACATGTGAAGTACATGGAAGTGTATCATGTACCTGGGCACACAGAAATACCCTGGATAGAAATAGAAGCATGTTCTAATGTGCCTTACAAACTCAGTCTTTGTGTCATGTAGAAGCAACTCGGTATAACTGTCACATTGCTTATATGAGGTGATGAACTCATCATTTGCTGGCTCCTTCACTGTTTTCTCTAGGAGACAGATGTTGCCAGGCTTGCAGAATTGTACCTGGGAGGTTTAATTTTCCAGGTTTGCTCGACTTTTAGgaagaaagataaataaatagagGTATCCATACATTAAAAGTATCTTAAATCTGCTTTTGATAGACAGGAGATACTTAAATTACAACAGTAATTCATCACAATCTCCcctttttatataattttacttttatataCATGAAATCATGTTAAACCTCTTACACAGAGTAGTAAAGGTCCTATGTAATGGCTGAATTTGAGTTGACAGATGGAAGTGATGGCGTAGATGAGAACAAAGTATTTTGGTGGTGCATGTAGGTATataactgcattttcaaagcCTTTCTTAAGCAGATTGAAACTCTTCAGATTCCTGTAGATCTCATTTGTTAAAAACCTTCTGTTGTCAATCAGATGAGGTGGGAGATGCATCCCCACAGTGCCTCCTGCTTATGCATCCTTAGAGGTCATCACTAAATGACAGCTGGTATCATCTGGTGCTGTCAGTGCTCCTCTTCCTCTTAATGGGAACTCTTCCTGTAAGTCTGCTTTATTTCTACAGGAGTCTTACTCAATTGTTAAATGAGTTCTCCTTACACCAAGACATTAGTCAAAGACATGAGGAGATTTATGAATGCCTGGGACTGGTGTACCCTGAGGAGAACTGGGCAGCAGCTGGCACTGCTGTGAAGAGGGTTTAAACAGGGTAGGCAAGTTGGAGTTGAATTGAGGCAGGAGTTGGTTCTCTGGCTACATTTGACTGAatttagaaccatagaatagttagggttggaaaggaccttaagatcatccagttccaacagtTTGTTTTAGGAAATGGTTTTAGAAATCACAGTATCCGGGCTGGGTTATAGAAAGGTAATTTAATGATTTAGTTCTCTTCTCTTTGAGACAGATATAAGCAGAAGAAGGAACTGGAGAACAGGTTGGCCTCTCTGAAAAATGCTGTGGACAGTGGGCAAGCAGATGAAGAGCAGATACGGGCGTTTTATATCCTACAAACCCAGAAGTGGATCAACACCAGCCTGGAGGAAATTGAAAGTGTTGACCAAGAAATAGCCATATTGAGGAGCAGAGGTACAGCAAAACAGGTGTGTGATCTCTCTTGAGCTGCAGGTCATTCACAGCACAAGCAGATGGGATTTGGGTTCACTCTGAATGGGCAGTGTCTGATTTTTGAATTGGTCACTGTCCAGTCCTACCCTGTGTTCTAGACAGTCATGTTTTGCAGAGTAATAGAGCACTGAGTATCAGAGCTGAATCAGTCTGTGTGCAAAGGCTTTTCTCCCCTTTGCTGTCTTCTGCCAGACCCTTAACTCTAAAGAAGTGACTACATTTGTAAATTAAGAGACCCTTGTGATTTCTTTCCCACCTATACTTTTGATGTACAAGGTGTCCATGtgttacagaaagaaatgcCTGTTCTGAATGATGAAAGCTTCTCATAGACCTGCAATTCCTGTGTAGGACAGTGTTCCTGGGCTTTGTTACTCATCTAAATGTCTGtctagaaatgaaaaatcataaTGTGTTGACACAGACCATACATAGTCCAGCTGGTTTGTGCAGTTCATTAATGGTGTTGCAGAACTCTGCTCCTCTGTAGTGCCCTGGGTGCTATCATTGGGAATGATGAGCTCTGCTTGCTTCAGGATGTGTTGTGTTTGATCCCTGGGAAAAACAAGGTGTATTTCATGCTTTGATGTGAACTGATCTGGTTTAGCTCTGTCAGCTTTCTGTGTTGATGAGAGCGGGTGTAACAAAGGCACAAAGGGAAGTGATTTATAGCAGCTCACAGATGGAGCTCATCATTTAAACTGGATTAAGGTGTGAATTGTCCACCTTGGGATGTTGCTCTGACAGCAGAGGCATTTCTCTTCTACAAGACCTCTAAAGACTCGTTTGGgatgggaagcagagaaagggatTTTTATGTACATGATTATTTTGTGACTATTGTGTACATCTTCAGTCTTCAGCACCACCACACGGTACTTCTCGGCAAGTCAGGCCTCCAATGAAGCCTTTCATTCTCACCCGGGATGCTGTGCAGAATAAGTATGTTGATTTCTTATTATTTAGAGGCAGTACGAGGCAGTGCTCTGTCCTTGTGTTAAGACTCAGATACTCTTTGAACTGCAGCAAACCAGTTGTTACTTTCAGGCTTTGCATCTGGGTAGCAGGTGAGGAGAACATCTAATGGGTTTCTTGaactttttctggtttcttctgtTCCCAGCATCCTGCACTGTCTTGGCTGATGCTGTTTACTCCTATTGGAGTGGCAGAGGAGATCGTATTTAGCAGATATTACTCTTAACTTACAGGTCATGTCCTTGTTGGTTGGTAAGGTGTGGAGAGGCAATGTTTATCTGCCCCTCTAACCTCTATGGGATGGAAGAGGATTACTCTTCACTCTTAAAGAGCCCAGTAGTGAAAAGCACATGTGATCTCTTAATCTGATGTAaactctgaaatatttcagtgaattCAAATAAGTGATCTGGGGAGCTGGGAAGATGTGATGCCTACCAGAGAATAATCACTCATGGTTAGTATGGTTTTCAACTGTAAGGCTTTCCCTAGCCTTGCAGGTTATCCAGATCTTACTATTTTGTGACACCATGAGATTCTTATGAGGAATATGGCAGCTAAAGCACAAGTTGGAATAGAAACCACATTTCTTGTCATGCTTTTGACATTATTTACCCTGAGCCTTCCATATATCTGTTTAGCCAAGCTTTGCCTAACTCAATTCTTGGCGCCTCCTTGGCAAGCTGTACAGACTCCTTTGGGCTGGCCAAGTGATTTGTGAATAGAACAGTCCTTGCCTCTCTAAATCAGCAGGGTGAACTCTCTAAATGCTGTTATGGCTGGGTTACTGGCAAGCCTTGCTGAAGGGCCAGGCTGTAGAAACATGTTCTCAAGCCCTCGTTGATAACATGATTGTATTGTTAGTACAGATTAGATTACAGAGTAGTTCTGTGTAGGGTTGTCTATGTTTCTGCTCATTCATAGCAATGTCAAGTGCCTTCTTTGACTGTCCATCTCTTCTTGTAGAGTGTTCGGTGCTGGTTATCCCAGCCTGCCTGTGATGACTGTGGATGACTGGTACGACCAGCGCAGAAGGCAAGGAGTGTTGTCTGGTCAGAGCACGCCTGCAGGTACAGAATGGCAAAGCAAAGGTTGGAATGGAGAACTTGGGAAGTCTCTTGGGGGGAGGGTGAACAGGGATGTGTTCAGAGTGTAAAGCACCCACTGACTGAGGAAGAGTAAGAGCTGGCTTCATAAGGCTGTAAAAATAACTGGCTTACTAGACTGCTCATTTGTCAGTTCCTGCTTTTTGTCCAGACCAGCTTTTGAGAGCTTGGCTGTGGATCTTCCACTGTCCTACTGCCCCTCACTCATGTTCTTGTCTTCAGCAGGTCTAACTGATGAAGAGTTGCAGAAGCAGGAgcaaaaagaggaggaggatgatgagGAAGCTCTTCAGAAAGCTCGCAACATGGATGACTGGAAGGATACACACCCAAGAGGCTATGGCAACCGGCATAACATGGGCTGATGCTCTTGCTGCAGAGGGAGCATGTCGTGGAAATCTGTAAGAACAGCCAGTGTCCTGGCAATACAGGAGTAAAGACACTGTACAAATGCAGAGGTATCCGTGGCTTCTCTGGGAGGCAGGGAACTGGATGAGTAAACGTGACTGCTTGTTTTGGTTTACATTCAATGTTGGACTGAGTGCACTGACTGTGTACAGTGATGCCACAGAGCTCCTGTCAGGTGGAGCTCTTTCCAAGGGGTCAGACTGCCTCTGTTCTCCCAGGCAGAGGAAGTCCTTGCAAGAAAAGTACATGAATTTGGAAATGGTTTCTTTGTATTGTGGGtggatgtatttattttcttttccctctgtatcatagaatcataggggttagggttagaaaggaccttaagatcatctagttccaacccccctgccataagcagggacacaacacactaaaccatgtcacactaaaccaagatgttgccaggcagaggtgagactgacaggggtgtagttccctgggtcttccattttccccttcttgaaaatgaagttacatttccctttctccagtcaagcacattcaggttcttaaaatgATGtcaaacctgatcctctcctacagtgggcctaaggtcttcattctcacagtccctgcatctgccttccaagacttgggcagtgtggtcagagcatttgccagtggagactgaggcaaagaagtccttgagaacctcagccttctctaaatccagggtagccagttctggtagcttccagagaggcccacattatccctagtctgtcttGTTTGCTACATGCCTATAGAAGCCCTCCCTGTTACCTTTCACATCCCTTTCCAGATGTAATTCTGAGTggtccttagctttcctgacctggtccctagcttcccagacagcATCTCTCTATTCTTCCCAAGCTGCATGTCCTTGCTTAACACCTTTtatgagcttttttttccctttaagtttcctcagcagctccgtATTCCTCCATGGAGGCCTCTTGgccttcctgctgcatttctttcttgtcAGGATGCAGaactcctgagcttggaggaggtgatccttgaatatcaaccaacagtcttggccctccctgccctctagggctatatcccatggaactttACTAAGCAGGTACCcaaagaggccaaagtctgctctcttgaagtctggggcagtgagcttgctgtgtGCCCTTCTTattgtcctgaggatcttgaacttGACCATCCTATGATGCTGCCCTGGAgtatcacatttccaaccagcccctctctgttggtgagcatgaggtcagGCATGGCATGtttccttgttggctcctctgttacttgcaAGAGGAGGTtatcttccacacaatcaaggaattccctggattgcttgtgccaggccataccATCCCTCCAAGAGATATCAggatggttgaagtcccccaggAGGACAAGGacctgtgagcgtgaggctgttcctatctgtctgtagagcaCTTCATCCTCTTggtcaggcggtctgtaacagatccccacagttATGtccccattgctgttctccctttggccctgacccacaaactgtTGTCtcatcacctgtccccagatagagttccatactctccagcctgtgGCTGACATAAATAGCTACTCACACTCCCTGTTGGGCGGATCTGTCTTTCCTATagagcctataaccttccacTCCAATACTCCaatcataggagccatcccacaaTATTTCTGTGATGCCAATGATATCATATGCCTGTAGCTGTGTACACATCTCTTACTCCTCTTGTTGCCCATACTAcaggtgtttgtatagaggcatctgagctgagctccagatGAAGCTgactcattggctggagtggctgaaaTAGCTCTGCATTGCTTCAAGCATTTATTAAAGGTGCTGGCAGTCgacttgagggtgttgggatggaatgatgcccaCCTGACCAACACATTAGTTTAAAGCtgccttgaccagcctggcaagtctcctaccaaagcagctcttccctttTGTCAGACAAGCTTCACCAGCCTtcagtagacctggcctcccaacTCAAGTCCCATGCTCTAAGTaaccaaacccctgactatggcaccacccaTTTGTTAACCTGCCAAATCTGCCTGGCCTTTTCAAGGTCCTTCCCTTTGACCTGGAGGATTGATTTAAAAcctgtctgagctccagagtCCCACCTTTCCCAGGGCTTTGTAGTCATTCTTAATGATTCCCAGGCTCCTGCTGTCGATAACACTTGCATCCACATGGACCCCGAGAAGTGGATAATAGTCAGCAGGACTTATTAGACCAGGCAGGAACATCCCTGATCTGagcccctggtaggcaacatTGCTGTGTCacaccctgcctgcactgctcaCTGAGCTCCTGGCCTGCATTCTCTTCCATTCAGGCTGCTCATCTCAGTGGAGCTGTTGGCTTCTGGACAAGGCCAGGCAAGGGCTTGAGGCTCCCTGGGTGGCTTCACTGCTCAGAACTGAGGCTCCTGCACGCTGTGTTTCCTGTTGCTCTGGTGTTGGAAGCGccctctctggagctgctcacctTGGCAAAgtaatgtgtatatataaatatttaataagcaaaataaagtcTCTTGTGCTGCCTAGTTGCTGTTGTTAAAATCCATTGCTCTTCATCCCAGGCTCTTCCAGAGCAAGACTGTGAAGCTGGTTTCTAGCAACCAGGGGTGTTGGGAATGCAAGATGGTCAATGTCGGATGTGTTCATCTTGGTAGGCAGGTCTGCATGCACAGCTGGGTGCTCCATGGGCTTTCCACAGGTGAATTCCACTGTTCTGGGCATGCAGACTGAAGTGCTGGGGATATTTTTTGTGAAGTAAATCAGGTATTTTAAGGGCAATGTCTTGAAATGCTGATACTACCTGTTGTAGAAGTCTTAATAGGCATGCTTGTCCTTTTGCTCATAACAAAAGTAACAGGGGGCTGCATGGCTGTAATGCATACAGTGTGATATACAGGGAGCCCTACAGTGGCCAATAGTGCCATATTCAGAAGTGAAGTACTGCACTGGTGGTCAGTGTGCTTGGGAATCTACTGCCAGAATAACCCTGAAGGGGTGAAAACCTTTTCTGGATTCCTCTGAAGCTGGTTTAAACAGCTGCTGGCACCAATCCTGAGCTGAGTGAGAAGGGAGAGCATGAACGTTCTGCCCTACATGGCACTGACCTGGTGTGCGGTGGGCACGTCACTGGGTAAGAAAGTGAGGAATCGTGGCTGGAAGACCTGGAGTTGCCCAGCATGGGACTGGCAGCTGAGGATGCAGTTATTCTAAATGTCTTACAGATGTTGGGATAAAAGCCCATAGAAATCATCACTGATACTTGCATGTGTGGCAGTGTTACCTGAAGCAGGACACAAGGTGTTTACTGTCTGATTTGGTGCAGTCAGGTTCATCAGCAGAGCACTCTTGTGTCCAGGGAGTTAGATTCTTagagaatggggggggggggtttccTTCCTATTAGTGTGACTCAGGCACACCTGAGAGGCCAGCTAGGCTTCAGGAGAGCTTGGATGTTCTATACTTGGCAATCTCAGCTCTAACTAACCTGCCCCTGTGAAGCTGTAGCCTGCAGTGAATGCTGTTGCACCCTTTATTCCAGACCCTGAGCCCTTACAAGAGCAGATGATGAGTTTTTGTGGGTTCCAAACCTCTCCCATGAAACATGGTTGAGACTTTAACAACACATTCAATCCTACATGTGCACTTATTCCTTTCCTAACTTTGATGGTAGCTGGCTTTTCCTTGTGAGTACTTCTGGAGAGGTAGATCCTGAGGAGTAGCTCCAGTGAACTGGTTCCTATGGATTTTCACCTTTCCTTGGGCTGTTGGCCTGAAGCCCATCTCGGTGCAGCTTTGGTGctgttcttgtttcattttcgTCTGTTTTTTGTCCCTCACTCCTCTCCACTTCAGCTGGGCTAGCAGACTGAGCTGGCTGACTCCAGTGCCCCTCTTAGGGGTGGAAGAGGAGGGGACAGTGCTGGGGCTGACGGTCAAGGCCTGTCAAGCGGGCTGCCTTCCCATACTCAGAGGGGGAGCTTCGGGATGACGTTTAGAGCATAGCAGGGTTTGTGAAATACCCAGCACAAGGACAGTACCATCACCAGGGGAAGACAGCTCCACCAGACCCACCACTGGTGCCGGTGGTGGTGCCTCTCTGAGGAGCAGTGGGTGTCCTTCACCACGGCACTGCCTCACCGCTCAGTGGGACTCCTCATCTTCCCAAGGACcagcagctcttcctgctctgcaAGCCAGGACCAGAGCGTGTCTGCTCCCCTCCACAGTGGGAGGTTTACCTTGGATCAGCTGGTTAAAGCTGCTGGATACACAGTCGCCCTCCAGCATTTCCAAATTCACCTTTCAACCTCCAGAAGCAGAGGCTGGCGCAGAACTCCCACCATGAAAACAATTATTGCAGCCTGCTCTCAGAATCTGAGTGGTAAGATACTTCCAGAATGTGTTTGAATGGTTCCTGATGCTCTGGAGATGCCATTTGTTGTCACTATTGTCTGTCCACTTTAGGCTTAGGGGAAAGGGAGGTGTTTGGAGCGATGTGGGATTTGCAGCCCCAGAGGAAAACATACAGTTGCTCAATAGGAATTAATTTCTGACAATGTTACTCCTGCAACAGCTCCAGAAAGCTGCAGATTTCCCTTCATCTTTCCTTGCTGCCCTGGGCTATAGAGTCCAACTTTTTGGGTTTGAAGAGGCTCCTCTCACTGTAGATGGAGCCGGCAGCAGAGCCCATAGGGCTTCTCTGGAAGGGtgagcagggatgggcaggaggGAGCGCTTGGGGGAGAGAGGAAACAACTCTTTAATACTGGTGATGCCTCTGGTGTTCATTTTGGTTATCCCATTCATGACTTGGATTGAGCAGGATGAATGGAGCCAGGCACTGAAGCTGGGGTTTGGTGGCTCACCTCTGAGCTGGGGGTCCCACAGGTGACCTAAGGGTCTCCAGCTTGGGGAGCCATGGGGACAGTCTGCTCCTGTCTCAGCCAACATGCTGGGTTTGGGCTGTTTTCCCAAGAAAACAAGGCTCTTGTGACACAAGAGCCAGCTCACTTGTATTCACAGCAGTGGCTGTGCCTGGTGGTCTCGGGCACAGGGGACCTTTGGCCTGGAGCAGTGCATGGGCAGAACAGGCACCTCGGTCAGGTTttggggaggagggatggggctgtgcATGGAGTTTGGATCCTGGCTCCTGGCCTGGGGCAGTTAATGGTTCACCAAGgtaggctggagggaagggggtggtggggggagtggagcagctgcagctgctggactgtccttgctgcaggcagggctccaTGGGGATGGCTGTGGGGACAGCACTCTGGGGTTTGGCACTGCCCTGCACTGCCCTACTGCACCAGCTGAGAGAGACATGAATTCACTGTGAGCCTGAACATGGGAAAGGTCCTGGTCTTTGGGGAGCTGGACATGGTGTGGGATGTGCCACTGCActctgctccagagctgcaTCCAAGCTCATGGACGTGTTTGGGTCCATGAACAAGGCTGTTCCAAGAGCAGCCGGCGTGGTCCAGAGCTCTCTGGGGATGAGCATCCTCCATCTCATCCCTCCTCACCCCACTGCTTCATCCTTTCCATCCCACCTCACTGCTGCACCCCAAAGCCCCAGCAGCCACAGGGGCCCCTGGATTCACCCCCTGCCAGCCCAGTGGAGCAGCTCTGGTCcagtctgtgctgctctgggctGGATGTCATGTCTCTTCACAGGCAGTCGCGCCAGCATCCAGGCCACCCTGCGCACCCTGCTTGCAGCACCCTGGCCTTCTCAGCGGGATATCCACTCCTGGCTCCAGCTTCTCTCCGTCCTCCAGTGGGTGCTgagcttcctgctgctgggtcAGTGAGTGGGGGTCTGCAGGGGGTCCCATGAGGCAGGAATGCATCCACTCACCCCTTCCTGCTCCCACA comes from the Melopsittacus undulatus isolate bMelUnd1 chromosome 6, bMelUnd1.mat.Z, whole genome shotgun sequence genome and includes:
- the IGBP1 gene encoding immunoglobulin-binding protein 1 isoform X1 — its product is MLVAGSQPSMAEGAEEGQKLAELLAVGWQLWEELETDTAPSSGSPAVQEKVRQGLDVLRRVNAMVAQLELFSENEDLEEIASSDLKYLLLPALLGAMTLKQVDMSKRLEHLESARTLFWSFLKRCKSYGLGSFHLPPATSPTAEDGVGSPARRGPAAGQDELVAMATSRQAKIERYKQKKELENRLASLKNAVDSGQADEEQIRAFYILQTQKWINTSLEEIESVDQEIAILRSRGTAKQSSAPPHGTSRQVRPPMKPFILTRDAVQNKVFGAGYPSLPVMTVDDWYDQRRRQGVLSGQSTPAAGLTDEELQKQEQKEEEDDEEALQKARNMDDWKDTHPRGYGNRHNMG
- the IGBP1 gene encoding immunoglobulin-binding protein 1 isoform X2, whose product is MLVAGSQPSMAEGAEEGQKLAELLAVGWQLWEELETDTAPSSGSPAVQEKVRQGLDVLRRVNAMVAQLELFSENEDLEEIASSDLKYLLLPALLGAMTLKQVDMSKRLEHLESARTLFWSFLKRCKSYGLGSFHLPPATSPTAEDGVGSPARRGPAAGQDELVAMATSRQAKIERYKQKKELENRLASLKNAVDSGQADEEQIRAFYILQTQKWINTSLEEIESVDQEIAILRSRGTAKQSSAPPHGTSRQVRPPMKPFILTRDAVQNKVFGAGYPSLPVMTVDDWYDQRRRQGVLSGQSTPAGLTDEELQKQEQKEEEDDEEALQKARNMDDWKDTHPRGYGNRHNMG